Part of the Engraulis encrasicolus isolate BLACKSEA-1 chromosome 1, IST_EnEncr_1.0, whole genome shotgun sequence genome, GTACAAGTACGTTTTGAAAGTTTTATATCTTCAGAAACTGTTAAATCACCTCCTCTACTTTCATGTAGACAGAATAAGCAGTTCATTTGAGTTAAATTGGAAACAAGCAGAGGtggcaaaagttaaaaaaaaaaaaatgcagttttcTTCCAATTAGGGgagggcgatatggcaaaaatgtcatatcacgttTTGTTAACAAAATCTccattttgatttttaaaaaattgaacaaaaacaaccgtcatatacttgcaatttgcaatttgcagttagtaaaatgttaacacactgatgacactcataaagtgcacaattggaatacaatactaagtaaacatcactctgatactgatactgacatcctcactgcaagacgatcgatacgatttctccactttggcagattcaagacgatcttgtatcgatatcacgattcacgatttaatatcgccatatcgcccacccctacttccaATACAGGTAACTTATGTGAGTAACCTGCGCACTTGTCTTACATGCAGTTGACTCTGCACTGGTTCgatttgggttgggttgggttcaAAATAGTCTTTACAAAATATTAATACACCCTTTCActgcaacacattttttaaaaattgctgTAAGGAACAGTACTGCAAGGGAAGGACAGAACTATTTCCAAACTCGAGCATTTCATGctctcctttagagagggagctttgccaaacatcttgtaagATAAAGCAAGCCCGCACTTTTCTGGTATCCACGTGACGTCAAGTGAATGTAGATTTAGGAGACCCTCGGTTAAGAAACCTTTAGTAGACTTATGACTTGAGTTGAGAATAATTGAAGTTCTTGTTTAGATAGCCTTTAGTAGTCCAAACGCCGGAAGGaaggaagaccattttcagtccatGCTCAATTTGGAAAagtatgtagttactgcattttgcctttgtaggacatAATTGATGAGAGCAGTCTGTATGATGGGTGTTTGTGTACTTAACATCCGATGAAGTTAAAGCTGATGCCTGCTCCTCAGTCTGTCTTGGGAGAGTTTTGCTTGGTCTGTAATGGTAAGAGtcgcatgaaaactgaaaataaagtctgcgacaccaagctcctgtttctctcgttttaatgtgacgtttcgggcagcatgcccttcatcagacatcatGAAAGGTGCTTGGTGTTTTtttcggagctcagaaacgatatttttattgctcctggcctgactccCACCACATTTTGAGNNNNNNNNNNNNNNNNNNNNNNNNNNNNNNNNNNNNNNNNNNNNNNNNNNNNNNNNNNNNNNNNNNNNNNNNNNNNNNNNNNNNNNNNNNNNNNNNNNNNAATCATGTGAAAAAGGCAGTGGTTAAATTCACTTTTGTGAAATGGGCCTTCACTCGCTgtcaatatgattttttttttaacattaccaCTTAATCAgattaataatgtattttttcatCAAATTATGCCTAATTCAATCAATTATTTATGCCCTACTTTTCTCAAACAGCAAGGTACCCTACCCTCGTCATCCCTTCATCACTTTAGCTAGGTTGCAAATAAATAGGTAAATACTAAATAGGTCAGCACTCATGTGCCGTTTACATGCATGGCTCATGTGAACACAACCATTAAGTTGCTTTATATGCCATACAATGGGCATAGAGAATACACTTGGAGACTCATACATACACTTAAGTATGATGATCAATGTAATGTGTGGGCATctatcagcggtgtagtctacttttttgaagtgggtatactatatttgaacatttttggaagtgggtatactgtatatatttatgctattctaaataatggatcaatcaattttaagtgggtatatactgaagcccctaaaatttagaagtgggtatactccgtatacctgcgttctacgtagactacaccactggcatctATGTAGTAAAACGGACTCCCAAGGAAGAGCATCTCTGACGACAGTTATGGAGGCCAATCTCTCTGCACTGGGAACACaaaggttaaaggtgcactgtgttaaaggggttaaaggtgcactttctgctgccagatttgatcttttcatgactatATACTGAATAAAAAATTACTATAGTATAACCAGAATTATAGTGTGTTAAAGCTGAAATGGCTACTTTCATGTATAAGAGTGGatgaatagcctacttttgatggtggtggtatactTATAAGTAGCCTGTATTTTTTTGAATGGACAACATGAATAGCCTACTGGAAACAgaacactataacacacacacacacacacacacacacacacacacacacacacacacacacacacacacacacacacacacacacacacacacacacacacacacacacacacacacacacacacaattcacagtGTAGATTTGAGTATCCTCTATGAGAGTAGGTCTGAGCTCCACAATGTGCAGGGCGTGGGATTTGTTGTATTTCGCTTGGTATTAAAATAATACCGGAATAGGCCTACTCTCATGCTCAAACTCTATGGTGATGCTCTGTGTAAACCACAAGACCCAGACTGCAATTCGTCACTTCCCTTCACCCGTGGAGAGGGCAGCTGTAAACAAACCAGCCACATCGGACGACCAAAGCTGATTATAATCACTGTGGACTTTCTTGGTGAGAAATTTTGATATTTACAGTGAAGAGGTGACGTGTCATTCGATTTATCGACTCGATATAGGCCTATCTTGGGGAAATTCCTATGACCAGTTACGTAGCAGACAAATGACACGATTGTGTAGCATAGCCGCAGAGTTGGTTTACGCATGCAACTAGAcaagtccccccacccccccatttaTCAGTGTTAGGAAGGTTAGGCTACTTGTTAAATGCCCGCGGTTTACACGTGTGAGTTGCTTATTCTAAATTCTTGATGCATTTTAATGCGATAGCTAGCCTACCGTGATGATAGGCGGATTTTGCCCCCGTGTCCCTCTTTGAATGTGATCGAATCTCCAATTTGGGAATGCAtatctagggtgaccagatttggatttgtaaaaaggaggacactttagggggggggggggggtgggagggggttgtttgggggtcatcggtgtatccagaggcgattctagggccagatggggccccaaacgaaaatgcaaaagaatgagcacTTTACCCCATATcgtcactactgtggtaaaatctgatctgttattcactatctagggccttgggggccccaagcggctgcctgccttgcctggtggcaagatgcacctctgggtgtatctgtgtatctacaggtatgaagtatatgggtatgaggtatgatagtaggcctataaagtatcaacgcatccaaaatggccatttgtttaaaagccacttgaactttttggcatgcacattcatttgtctaccataaatgacaattaaaatctcgtCAGTTacacctataggcctatcacataatttgtgtgatcatatgatgcagagtgtgcctttgttacaatcctagatagtaggcctaacacctatattggagtagcttaacagcataacaatgcagctcaatttcataggcctattctaatttctgcattaggtttttaaaaatagattcaccatcatgtaggcccatctcagccattccccacaaagatgaatggcattaggctatataacattggaaactaaatataaaaaacacaacatttgtggttttcaactgaattgataatgaagttctattaggctacattttaggcttaatatgtttatgagacacctcacaatttacccctccactgtcatccattaggcctatttagataggctatttgtagtggcatggtgctcagagattagcaatgggcactgcagccattaagagaggaactggagttttacctaccattaataacacatacagcgttatcaataactgcaaaggcaatagacagaagaagaagctgatgaagaagaagcttaatgtcttaactcaggaatgagtccttctagctccgagaaattgcttttgcaaataacttggaaatgtcagatcatgaaagaatttttaggctaagtcttgtgacaaggtgtaacaaaacttgtacctccctaaatgatggatttggtggtgttactactcctgtgttagattaccttcatacctggcttcacacgcgggatttttttttcaactccaccgcgaacgtgcatttgcgtttctatcggcattgcagtccgtcgaaccggcggacatatgcactttcgcttgtaaacatggggcgcactggctagtcccctagactacttctttcggacacatggtgcgaagtggctagatttaaTGAGAAGGGCGTaactaatttgtgaacggtagagagaaacctggagtggagtcaaatggaacggagtgaaaattacagtgcagataggtctatatttcaggcagaaatcccggacatttctgaaattcccccccgacatttttttaggtctcaaaagcaggacatgtccggggaaaaccggacgtctggtcaccctatgcaTATCTCACACTGCTGGGTCCTTTCTGCTGATATCTGTGTCCATATCGGACTGTCGCCATCATCGGGAGGGATGTTTACAGAATATAGCCTAATAATTTAGTTCATTTAGTTACGGTAATTTAGTGTCCATCCTTACACACTGAATATTACTGTCCGTGTTGTGCGTTGTGTCAAAAGAGCAAGATTCACCTAAGTTTGATGCCATTACAATTATCATTCTGATGTGTAATTCGGGAACAAGTAGGCTCCTATTGATGCAAAtataggctatactgtatgtcagtcaATAGAATCAAGCGACTATATAGACAACTAGAGTGAAACATTTCACACCAGCTAAGCccatagtagtaggcctacactgctgTGGTCATGAATAGTGTATCTGTAGGCTACTTCATAACATGATAATGTCAGATGCCGCCCGTTATGGCATGCTTACAATACTGCTGTAGTGATGTGTGTAACATGGAAATGACATAATCCTACTGCTGTAGaagtggcgtgcgtgcgtgcgtgcgtgcgtgcgcgcgtgtgtgtgtgtgtgcgtgcgtgcgtgcgtgcgtgcgcgcgtgtgtgtgtgtgtgtgaaaaaagaccatcatgtgtgcatgtgtaggatgGGTAGTTGTAGATGTAAAACATTTCGCTTTATGGCCTACTAGTATTTTTACTTAATGCCATAGCATGGTAACTAACCACTCTACTGTGTTCTGTTGCAGTTAAACACATTTTGAACCCATCCGATCATGGGTAAGTCTGGAGTGGTGTGATGGTTTTGAAAATACAGCAATTGCAATGAGCCCTTAATGTAGCATGTTATGTTGTCCTTCAGGTAAGCTGGGCCTGACAAATAGGCCGAATACACCTAAATAGAGTCTTGCTTGCGTAGAACGTAGTAGTGGTCatttagtgatgatgatgatttggttTATTTAGTGTATTCTGAATTTTGTAAAGTGTAGTTATTTTAAAACTATATTGAGTGACAACACAGCTTTCTCGCTATAGGCTATATGATGCAAAGACGTTCTTTCTGTTTTAACTCGCATAGTATTGATTTTTGGCTTGTAGATTTGAATTGTGGCTTGAAGGAAGAAGAATTTGAAGAGAATATTTTCCTGAGACAGGAAATAAAAAGGGAAACAGATCGTCATGACATCAAACAGGAAGACTCTACAggtacaaaacaacaacacataatTTGTTTGCATTTAGAGTTCCACATTAATTGCTAAGTCGTAAGAAGAAGCCTAACTTCTTTGCCTTTTTGTGAATAGacagaaagtttaaaaaaagtttaaaatctACCGGTACAGTGGtggtcatatgtttacataccctggCAGAATATATGCTTTGTTAGCGATTTCTCGTACAATATGAATAATTACACAAAACCTGTTTTTCATTCTTTGCTTGTGACTGGCTGAAGACATTTATTAGAAATAgcctgtgtttactctttcaaatcATAATCACTACTACACAAATGACCCAAATCAAAAGTTTATGCACCCTTATTTCTGacgctgtaggcctatgttgtctcCTTTAGCATCAATGACCACTTGAAATCGTTTGTGGTTGTCTTAGTCTTCTCAGATGGCAAAACAGCCCATTCTTCCTGGCAAAAACCTTACGTTTGAGGTTTCCACTGTGGTGCCCAGTGATGTGGAGATCCGGAGAGTGAGGTGGTCACTCAACAAcctacattttatttattcctGAAGCTTATGACAGGTTGACCTGGCTTTCTGTTTtggattattgtcatgttgggatgcCCAAACAATATCCCATGTGCagcttcaaggctgatgagtgtcaaatTTCCTCCGGTATTTTTCACAAGTTAATATATTCATTGTTTTATGAGTATGGACCAAAGTACAGTGCCTTTGTAACTCGTATGTCCCCAAACCATCAGTGGTCCATCACCATGTCTCACACAcaggatggtgtaactttcatcatgggccatgttgactgttctccaaatgtaaATGTGGCTTAAAAAAGTTGATCTAATTTTAGGATAAGCGACACAACGTCTGGGAAGGACTGTATAATTGATGTATGCACCAGCTTAACAACTCAACTGTAGTCGTCTGACTGGATCTATTTTTCTACAGCAGCGGAGATCTCCACGTCattagaagaagaggaggagcaggagcagcagcaggagcaggaggatcACCGAGAAATATGGATTTCAGAGGACAGTGAAGAGGAATCTCACCGACATATCCCAACTCGTACAAGTACGTTTTGAAAGTTTTATATCTTCAGAAACTGTTAAAtcacctcctctactctcatgTAGACAGAATAAGCAGTTCATTTGAGTTAAATTGGAAACAAGCAGAGGTGGCAaaagttataaaaaaaaaaaatgcagttttcTTCCAATTAGGGgagggcgatatggcaaaaatgtcatatcacgttTTGTTAACAAAATCTccattttgatttttaaaaaattgaacaaaaacaaccgtcatatacttgcaatttgcaatttgcagttagtaaaatgttaacacactgatgacactcataaagtgcacaattggaatacaatactaagtaaacatcactctgatactgatactgacattgtcactgcaagacgatctatacgatttctccactttggcagattcaagacgatcttgatatcacgattcacgatttaatgtcgtcatatcgcccacccctacttccaATACAGGTAACTTATGTGAGTAACCTGCGCACTTGTCTTACATGCAGTTGACTCTGCACTGGTTCgatttgggttgggttgggttcaAAATAGTCTTTACAAAATATTAATACACCCATTCACtgcaacacatttttttaaaattgctGTAAGGAACAGTACTGCAAGGGAAGGACAGAACTTTTTCCAAACTCGAGCATTTCATGctctcctttagagagggagctttgccaaacatcttgtaagATAAATCAAGCCCGCACTTTTCTGGTATCCACGTGACGTCAAGTGAATGTAGATTTAGGAGACCCTCGGTTAAGAAACCTTTAGTAGACTTATGACTTGAGTTGAGAATAATTGAAGTTCTTGTTTAGAAAGCCTTTAGTAGTCCAAACGCCGGAAGGaaggaagaccattttcagtccatGCTCAATTTGGAAaagtatgtagttactgcactttgcctttgtaggacatAATTGATGAGAGCAGTCTGTATGATGGGTGTTTGTGTACTTAACATCCGATGAAGTTAAAGCTGATGCCTGCTCCTCAGTCTGTCTTGGGAGAGTTTTGCTTGGTCTGTAATGGTAAGAgtcacatgaaaaatgaaaataaagtctgcgacaccaagctcctgtttctctcattttaatgtgacgtttcgggcagcatgcccttcatcagacatcatGACAGGTGCTTGGTGTTGCGGACATTATGTTCAATtttcatttgactttgttagtcctgcacccaatctttttgagatggGTGTTTTtcaaggagttcccgatttttttcggagctcagaaacaatatttttattgctcctggcctgactgagTCCCACACATTTGATGAATGCAATTGGGGGCTCAAGCCCATCATCATTTTTTTCaaattgggaacactgatgattgGATAGATTCCTGAAATGGTTGTATCTTACCTCGCCTTCCGGCTTTCATATTTTATTAGCTTTTTCAATATTTCCAGAACTGTATCCAGCTCCTCTGTATACGTATATGCCAATTGTCCTTTCTCCTCATTGTATTAAGTATACAGCAGGCCTCTTGTCCTTTCTCCTCAGTGTATTAAGTACAGGCCCATTGTCCTGTACTAAACATCAGATTTTCTACCCTTTGACATGTAGGTCTTTCAAGCTGATTCTAATTCTACTTTTTGTGTGGTAAATTTCAGTCTTCAACTTCTGTGCCCAAGCATTCCCTTTTGTTACTTACGCCAATTAATCAGCAGGGTAGTTTATCAATGGTTTTAGTAACTAGTAACTGTATAACTTGTCGTTACAGGGGGTCTACAAAGGATGCCATCAAACAAAACGTGCACAATtttggagaaaagaagaggacaaCTATCGTATGATTATTCTGAGTATGGAAGGACTTTTATTGAAATGCAGCCTATCAAAGCACACCAGAGAAGGGTCAAACCGTTCAAGTGCATGAAATGTTGGACAGCGTTTAAATATAAATGTAATTTAATGCTACACCAAAAAACTCACATTGTGAAGGAGCCTTTGGAGTATATGACAAGTAGAAAGGCGCTTGGAGCACATAGTTTTAAGCTAtgtcagtgtactacatgtggaaagacATTCACATGCAGATGGACCCTCAAAATTCACCAGAGACTTCATATTgcagaaaggccttaccagtgtagcATTTATGGAATGGCCTTTGCAGCCAAACTTGGTCTACAAAAGCATCAGAAAACCCATGCTGGAGAAAAATCTTACCAGTGCACCATATGTGGAAAGGGCTTTTCACAGTCAGGAAACTTAAAGTctcatcagagaacccatactggagaaaaacctTACCGGTGCAGCGTATGTGGACAGAGATTTACGCAGCAAAAAAGTCTAATTCGCCATCAGACaatccatactggggaaaaaCCTTACCAGTGCAGCACTTGTGGAAAGGCTTTCAGAGATAAGTGGCATCTAAAAGAACATCAGAGAactcatactggagaaaggccttatcaGTGTAGCACATGTGGTAAGAGCTTTGCAAGGGCAACTCATCTCAACACTCACCACCAGACAACCCATGCAGGCGAAAGACCTCACCAGTGCACTACATGTGGGAAGGCATTTCCAGACAAAAGTCGTCTCAAGCAGCATCAGAGAACCCACAGTGGAGAAAAGCCTtatcagtgtactacatgtgggaaGGGATTTGCAGTCAGATCTACTCTCAAAAGTCACCAGAAAACTCACAGTAACCGGTTTCCTTGTACTATATGTGGACAGGCCTGTTTATCCAGAAGTCATCTGGACATGCATCTGAGAAATCACACTGGAGAAAGTCGTTACCAGTGTAGCACATGTGGAAAGGGATTTGAGGAAAAATGTAAGCTCAAAAGTCACCAGAGAACACACACCGGTGAGAAACCTTATCAGtgcaccacatgtggaaaagCCTTTTCACAGAAATTTTATCTTACAAACCACCAGAAAACCCACTCAAGTGAGAAATCTGATCAGTGTATCACTTGTGGAAAGTTTTTTGCATCAAAAGCTAATCTTGAAGCCCATAAGAGAAGTCATACAGGAGAAAAGCCATTTCTTTGTAGCACGTGTGGAAAAGCATTTGCAGACAAGCGTAATCTAAGGGTTCACctgagaatccatactggagaaaaacctTACGTGTGTAGCATATGTGGAAAGGGATTTGTCAAGAATAGTGATCTCAAAATCCATGACAGAATGCATACTGGAGAGAGACCATATCAGTGTAGCATATGTGGGAAGGCATTTACAAAGGCAGGTCACCTTAAGGCCCACCAgggaacccatactggagaataTGTGTAATGTCAAGAGAATCCTTACTGGAGAATATGTGCAATGTTCAGGGAAATCCATACTGGAGATCATTTGTAATGCCCATTGTTGGGAAGGTTAGTTTCAAAATCTATTCCCCAATAGATTACAGAGCACATGCCTCAAAATAGTGTAGTGCAGAGGCCCTTTGGACTCCACTGTGTGTTTCCTCATatgattccctctctgtctgtctgtatgtgtgctaatgtgcgtttgtatctgtgtgtgtgaatgttgtgtcCCACTGCCTTGTATGTATGCCATTATTCTGAGTGCCAAGCAATTTTGGGATGGGTTTTGTTTGAGGGGAGGTGTCTGGGTGGGAACAATTCAGA contains:
- the LOC134455393 gene encoding oocyte zinc finger protein XlCOF6-like, giving the protein MDLNCGLKEEEFEENIFLRQEIKRETDRHDIKQEDSTAAEISTSLEEEEEQEQQQEQEDHREIWISEDSEEESHRHIPTRTRGLQRMPSNKTCTILEKRRGQLSYDYSEYGRTFIEMQPIKAHQRRVKPFKCMKCWTAFKYKCNLMLHQKTHIVKEPLEYMTSRKALGAHSFKLCQCTTCGKTFTCRWTLKIHQRLHIAERPYQCSIYGMAFAAKLGLQKHQKTHAGEKSYQCTICGKGFSQSGNLKSHQRTHTGEKPYRCSVCGQRFTQQKSLIRHQTIHTGEKPYQCSTCGKAFRDKWHLKEHQRTHTGERPYQCSTCGKSFARATHLNTHHQTTHAGERPHQCTTCGKAFPDKSRLKQHQRTHSGEKPYQCTTCGKGFAVRSTLKSHQKTHSNRFPCTICGQACLSRSHLDMHLRNHTGESRYQCSTCGKGFEEKCKLKSHQRTHTGEKPYQCTTCGKAFSQKFYLTNHQKTHSSEKSDQCITCGKFFASKANLEAHKRSHTGEKPFLCSTCGKAFADKRNLRVHLRIHTGEKPYVCSICGKGFVKNSDLKIHDRMHTGERPYQCSICGKAFTKAGHLKAHQGTHTGEYV